Proteins from a genomic interval of Cheilinus undulatus linkage group 15, ASM1832078v1, whole genome shotgun sequence:
- the ubxn4 gene encoding UBX domain-containing protein 4, translating into MLWFNGSIPDAISSAKQRGSVFVVVITGEDEQSAQLMASWENEQVSEAANDCCVAIKVDAKSETCVQFSQIYPVVCIPSSFFIGENGIPLEIIPGSPSAEELMKRIHRVKQMHAEQIKTDSSPHVGTGCLDSAVSDPEPVAASDPGPSEPNTSAETTKDALSVAPDDENSQQNQSEENLEAKVERLTKKLEERREQRKVGEEENEIRKEMERRKLGKDMQDFKKKQEEEKTKRLLEERNREKAEERAARERVKQQIALDRAERAARYAKIQEEDKAAKQVAQQVRTMEQEARKEAMLRERSTVARIQFRLPDGSSITNTFPSQSRLQEARQFAAQEVGNRYGNFSLATMFPRREFTCDDLDQTLLELELAPSASIVLLPQSSRPSNSVAQSSGGGIWAVLGTLLYPLLAVWRFLSSFLFSTPPPPGTASRGPAHHQSNSYTKSTAAPDTTKRETSSSQSTEKRPRDFKKDGKICRLRTQEDSEDDNNTWNGNSTQQM; encoded by the exons ATGCTGTGGTTTAACGGATCCATCCCTGACGCCATCAGCTCCGCCAAACAGCGGGGCTCCGTGTTCGTGGTTGTCATCACAG GAGAGGACGAGCAGTCAGCTCAGCTGATGGCGAGCTGGGAGAACGAGCAAGTATCCGAAGCCGCAAATGACTGCTGCGTGGCCATCAAAGTGGACGCCAAGAG tGAGACATGTGTGCAGTTCTCACAGATAT ATCCAGTGGTCTGCATCCCATCAAGCTTCTTCATTGGAGAGAACGGGATCCCTCTGGAGATCATCCCTGGCAGCCCTTCAGCTGAGGAGCTGATGAAAAGGATCCATAGGGTGAAGCAG ATGCATGCTGAGCAGATCAAAACAGACTCAAGTCCACATGTGGGGACTGGTTGCCTTGACAGCGCAGTATCAGATCCAGAACCAGTTGCAGCGTCAGACCCCGGTCCATCAGAGCCCAACACCTCAGCTGAGACAACAAAAG ATGCTCTGTCAGTTGCTCCAGATGATGAAAACTCTCAACAAAATCAAAGTGAGGAGAACCTGGAGGCTAAAGTCGAAAG GCTGACAAAGAAACTGGAGGAGCGACGTGAGCAGAGAAAGGTGGGAGAGGAGGAG AATGAGATCAGGAAGGAAATGGAGCGGAGGAAGTTGGGAAAAGACATGCAGGACTTTAAgaagaaacaggaagaggagaagaCCAAGAGACTACTGGAGGAGAGGAACCGAGAGAAGGCTGAGGAGAGAGCAGCCAGGGAGCGAGTCAAACAGCAGATCGCTTTG GACCGAGCTGAGCGAGCAGCACGTTATGCCAAAATCCAGGAAGAAGATAAAGCTGCTAAACAGGTTGCTCAGCAGGTGAGAACCATGGAGCAGGAGGCCAGGAAGGAAGCGATGCTCAGGGAGAGGAG CACCGTGGCTAGGATACAGTTCCGGCTCCCTGATGGTTCCTCCATTACAAACACGTTCCCGTCTCAGAGCAGATTGCAGGAAGCTCGTCAGTTTGCTGCTCAG GAAGTGGGAAATCGCTATGGTAACTTTTCCCTGGCAACCATGTTTCCACGGCGAGAGTTCACCTGTGATGACCTAGACCAGACTCTGCTGGAGCTGGAGCTTGCTCCAAGTGCATCCATCGTGCTGCTACCG cagtccagcagaccttcTAATTCGGTTGCTCAGTCGTCTGGCGGTGGTATCTGGGCAGTTCTGGGCACGCTCCTTTACCCTTTACTGGCTGTGTGGAGATTCCTCAGCTCCTTCCTATTTTCAACCCCACCTCCTCCAGGCACTGCATCCAGAGGCCCCGCCCACCATCAGTCCAACTCCTACACAAAGTCCACAGCAGCACCAGACACAACAAAGAG AGAAACTTCGTCCAGTCAGAGCACAGAGAAACGCCCCCGAGACTTTAAGAAGGATGGTAAAATCTGTCGTCTGCGGACTCAGGAGGACAGTGAGGATGACAACAACACGTGGAACGGGAACTCCACCCAGCAGATGTAG